A window of the Lolium perenne isolate Kyuss_39 chromosome 7, Kyuss_2.0, whole genome shotgun sequence genome harbors these coding sequences:
- the LOC127313360 gene encoding protein FLUORESCENT IN BLUE LIGHT, chloroplastic-like isoform X2, with protein sequence MQAAASYRCAAAHRRSGEPSSRPLVPSLLLPGRVSRFYDAAAVPLRVCSPPLPLARGGGGDSAHLDARNGEARRLMRALGRILPDHQKMAHVNLLRTAVLSTMSILIMPLEASAETCQPANSFADMPIFIAVALIGAAVGGLLARQRKEELKRLNNQLRQINTALRRQAQIESFAPGLTYAPVGRATETEVIVDPRKQQLVVNLKNGKNYMRNQDLDKAVTEFRTALELAESIGDRFEEKKGARGLGASLQRLGQYKEAMSWYYKVLELSKETGEDSGCTEAYGAIADCYAELGDLERAAKLYDKYISRLQPHD encoded by the exons ATGCAGGCGGCAGCCTCCTACCGGTGCGCGGCAGCACACCGCCGCTCCGGCGAACCTTCCTCGCGCCCTCTGGTCCCCTCTCTTCTTCTACCCGGCCGCGTTAGCCGTTTCTACG ACGCGGCGGCGGTTCCGCTCCGGGTATGTTCCCCGCCCCTTCCCCTggcacgcggcggcggcggcgattccGCGCACCTGGATGCCAGGAATGGGGAGGCGAGGCGGCTGATGCGCGCGCTCGGACGAATCCTTCCTGATCACCAG AAAATGGCGCATGTTAACCTGCTAAGAACTGCTGTTCTTTCAACCATGTCGATACTCATCATGCCTCTTGAGGCATCAGCAGAGACGTGTCAGCCAGCAAATTCTTTTGCTGATATGCCGATTTTTATTGCTGTAGCTCTAATAGGAGCTGCTGTGGGTG GATTATTAGCCCGGCAAAGAAAAGAGGAATTGAAGCGATTGAATAATCAACTTCGTCAGATTAACACTGCTCTTAGAAGACAGGCACAGATTGAATCGTTTGCTCCTGGCCTTACTTATGCGCCAGTAGGGAGAGCAACAGAAACTGAGGTTATTGTTGATCCCAGGAAGCAGCAGTTGGTGGTAAATTTGAAAAATGGGAAGAACTACATGAGGAATCAAGACCTTGATAAGGCAGTAACAGAGTTCAGGACAGCTCTAGAGCTCGCGGAAAGCATAGGGGATCGCTTTGAGGAGAAGAAAGGTGCACGGGGATTAG GTGCATCACTACAAAGGCTGGGACAATACAAGGAAGCAATGAGCTGGTACTACAAGGTTCTGGAGCTATCCAAGGAAACGGGCGAGGATTCAGGCTGTACCGAGGCATACGGCGCGATAGCGGACTGCTACGCGGAGCTCGGGGATCTGGAGCGAGCCGCGAAGCTGTATGACAAGTACATATCAAGATTGCAGCCGCACGATTGA